The Anopheles coluzzii chromosome 2, AcolN3, whole genome shotgun sequence genome window below encodes:
- the LOC120957359 gene encoding uncharacterized protein LOC120957359 produces MSELSQVKSIGQLAVLTQDRQQVVRLMQDAGLLRTEQECEKCHHSMVLRGTQRRNAYKWICANDNCEGSECSIRKGSVFQNSRLSLAQLLRIIFEWSQNSHVKRTRAESGVSRKTVNEWFKLHREKCSAYVEENSRLIGGPGLTVEIDESLIVRRKYNRGRLPRTGELWLVGDICREITFMCDIEPPIHLGTMSCRHSHQGRFYMMYAACGVSGKRYFI; encoded by the exons ATGAGCGAGCTTAGCCAGGTTAAGTCGATAGGGCAGTTAGCGGTTTTAACGCAGGATAGGCAACAGGTAGTGCGACTGATGCAGGATGCAGGATTGTTAAGGACAGAACAGGAATGTGAGAAGTGCCACCACTCGATGGTTTTGCGAGGTACGCAAAGAAGGAATGCGTACAAATGGATTTGTGCAAACGACAATTGTGAAGGTTCGGAATGCTCTATCCGAAAGGGTAGTGTGTTCCAAAACTCAAGATTGTCGCTTGCACAACTTCTCCGCATTATCTTCGAGTGGTCGCAAAACTCGCACGTGAAGCGTACTAGGGCCGAGTCAGGTGTTAGCCGCAAAACGGTTAACGAATGGTTTAAGCTTCATAGGGAAAAATGTAGTGCGTATGTTGAGGAGAACAGCCGGCTGATAGGAGGCCCAGGACTAACGGTGGAGATCGATGAGTCCCTCATCGTAAGACGTAAGTACAACCGAGGCCGATTGCCAAGGACTGGGGAGCTATGGTTGGTAGGGGATATTTGTAGGGAAA TAACTTTTATGTGCGACATCGAACCACCAATCCATCTCGGAACCATGTCCTGTCGACACTCTCACCAAGGACGGTTTTATATGATGTATGCCGCGTGCGGAGTGAGTGGCAAACG ATACTTCATCTAA